One part of the Microbacterium aurugineum genome encodes these proteins:
- a CDS encoding PH domain-containing protein, whose protein sequence is MTSSQQPEGARTYRAPSGVVVLVFSALLALFLLGDTAVRGSWGQMLLVAPWVLLALWIVYEISYVSHVRVDAHGVVVQNMLRRTRFDWSRVRDVGLRWQLLFSLDDGREVSCYGGPARARPPRPGRGEDAEPKPSSGLHALTDIRDLWDAAPASDAPIRREWDRPAVIALVVIVIWAVVAILLAGSASV, encoded by the coding sequence GTGACCTCATCGCAACAACCCGAGGGCGCGCGCACATACCGCGCGCCCTCGGGCGTGGTCGTCCTCGTCTTCAGTGCCCTCCTGGCCTTGTTCCTGCTCGGCGACACCGCCGTTCGGGGAAGCTGGGGGCAGATGCTGCTCGTCGCTCCGTGGGTGCTGCTCGCCCTCTGGATCGTGTACGAGATCAGCTACGTCTCGCATGTCCGCGTGGATGCCCACGGTGTCGTCGTCCAGAACATGCTCCGCCGCACGCGCTTCGACTGGAGTCGCGTGCGCGACGTCGGCCTGCGGTGGCAGCTGCTGTTCTCCCTGGATGACGGGCGCGAGGTCAGCTGTTACGGCGGACCCGCCCGCGCCCGGCCACCCCGCCCCGGTCGCGGGGAGGACGCCGAACCCAAGCCGTCATCCGGCCTTCACGCACTCACGGACATCCGCGACCTCTGGGACGCCGCGCCCGCGTCCGATGCGCCGATCCGACGCGAGTGGGATCGGCCGGCGGTCATCGCGCTCGTGGTGATCGTGATCTGGGCGGTCGTCGCGATCCTCCTCGCCGGTTCCGCTTCGGTCTGA
- the typA gene encoding translational GTPase TypA: MAHALRSDLRNVAIVAHVDHGKTTLVDAMLRQTGSFGEHAHVDERAMDSNDLEREKGITILAKNTAITYKGKHAGGEEITINVIDTPGHADFGGEVERGLSMVDGVVLLVDASEGPLPQTRFVLRKALEAKLPVILLVNKTDRPDARIAEVEEEAHDLLLGLASDLVDDVPDLDVDALLDVPVVYASGRAGAASQNRPADGSLPDNDDLEPLFEAILEHVPAPEYDDEHPLQAWVTNLDSSPFLGRLALLRVFNGTLKKGQTVAWVRADGTTSNARITELLKTRALERYPADSAGPGDIVAIAGFENITIGETIADPEDVRPLPAITVDDPAISMTIGTNTSPLMGKVKGHKLTARMVKDRLDKELIGNVSLKVVDIGRPDAWEVQGRGELALAILVENMRREGFELTVGKPQVVTKKIDGKTYEPFEHLTIDTPEEHLGAITQLLANRKGRMENMTNHGTGWVRMEFIVPSRGLIGFRSEFLTTTRGTGIANAISHGYEPWAGSITTRQNGSIVADRQGVVTPFAMIALQERMSFFVQPTQEVYEGMVIGENSRADDMDVNITKEKKLTNMRAASSDTFESMTPPRQLTLEESLEFARDDECVEVTPEVVRIRKVNLDANTRARETARLKRQDANV, translated from the coding sequence ATGGCGCACGCCCTTCGCTCTGACCTCCGCAACGTCGCGATCGTCGCGCACGTCGACCACGGCAAGACCACTCTCGTCGACGCCATGTTGCGTCAGACGGGCTCCTTCGGTGAACACGCCCACGTCGATGAGCGCGCCATGGACTCGAACGATCTGGAACGTGAGAAGGGCATCACGATCCTCGCCAAGAACACGGCGATCACGTACAAGGGCAAGCACGCAGGCGGCGAGGAGATCACGATCAACGTGATCGACACCCCCGGTCACGCCGACTTCGGGGGCGAGGTCGAGCGTGGCCTGTCCATGGTCGACGGTGTCGTCCTGCTCGTCGACGCGAGTGAGGGCCCGCTGCCGCAGACGCGCTTCGTGCTGCGCAAGGCGCTCGAGGCCAAGCTTCCCGTGATCCTCCTGGTCAACAAGACCGATCGTCCCGACGCCCGTATCGCGGAGGTCGAAGAGGAGGCACACGACCTGCTCCTGGGTCTCGCCTCCGACCTGGTCGACGACGTGCCCGACCTCGATGTCGACGCACTGCTCGACGTGCCTGTCGTCTACGCTTCCGGTCGCGCCGGTGCCGCATCGCAGAATCGTCCCGCCGACGGCTCGCTGCCGGACAACGACGACCTCGAGCCGCTGTTCGAGGCGATCCTCGAGCACGTTCCTGCTCCGGAGTACGATGACGAGCACCCGCTGCAGGCCTGGGTCACGAACCTCGACTCCAGCCCCTTCCTCGGTCGTCTCGCTCTGCTCCGCGTCTTCAACGGCACGCTGAAGAAGGGCCAGACCGTGGCCTGGGTCCGTGCCGACGGCACCACCAGCAACGCGCGCATCACGGAGCTCTTGAAGACCCGTGCTCTCGAGCGCTACCCGGCCGACTCCGCCGGCCCCGGCGACATCGTCGCCATCGCCGGATTCGAGAACATCACGATCGGTGAGACCATCGCCGACCCCGAGGATGTGCGTCCGCTGCCGGCCATCACGGTCGACGACCCCGCCATCTCGATGACGATCGGCACCAACACCTCGCCGCTCATGGGCAAGGTCAAGGGCCACAAGCTCACCGCTCGCATGGTCAAGGACCGTCTCGACAAGGAGCTGATCGGTAACGTCTCGCTCAAGGTCGTCGACATCGGACGCCCGGACGCCTGGGAGGTGCAGGGCCGTGGAGAGCTGGCCCTCGCCATCCTCGTCGAGAACATGCGTCGCGAGGGCTTCGAGCTCACGGTCGGCAAGCCGCAGGTGGTCACGAAGAAGATCGACGGCAAGACCTACGAGCCTTTCGAGCACCTCACCATCGACACCCCGGAAGAGCACCTCGGTGCGATCACCCAGCTGCTCGCGAACCGCAAGGGTCGCATGGAGAACATGACCAACCACGGCACCGGCTGGGTGCGCATGGAGTTCATCGTCCCGTCGCGCGGCCTGATCGGCTTCCGCAGCGAGTTCCTCACCACCACGCGCGGCACCGGCATCGCGAACGCGATCTCGCACGGCTACGAGCCGTGGGCGGGCTCCATCACGACGCGTCAGAACGGCTCGATCGTCGCCGATCGCCAGGGCGTGGTCACCCCGTTCGCGATGATCGCCCTGCAGGAGCGCATGTCGTTCTTCGTGCAGCCCACGCAGGAGGTCTACGAGGGCATGGTCATCGGCGAGAACTCGCGCGCCGACGACATGGACGTGAACATCACCAAGGAGAAGAAGCTCACCAACATGCGTGCGGCCAGCTCCGACACGTTCGAGTCGATGACGCCCCCGCGTCAGCTGACGCTCGAGGAGAGCCTGGAGTTCGCCCGCGATGACGAGTGCGTCGAGGTGACCCCGGAGGTCGTCCGCATCCGCAAGGTGAACCTCGATGCGAACACCCGTGCACGGGAGACGGCTCGCCTGAAGCGTCAGGACGCGAACGTCTGA
- a CDS encoding aggregation-promoting factor C-terminal-like domain-containing protein, translating into MLQKTRALRRASAAASARTAIHRPLSVLGVAAAALVGITVSVGLASVPASGAVDIPSAVTSAVRSGAEPLAQITKVASATLTQAKVAVVAAETLNGEVVSSGLDLETTSSVDTSDLESDIDKLEELDVTPVLLVVPVAEEAKRETADVVAETAELRSALDAAEQKRAAEEAARIAAEEAAARAAAEKQAAAALAAANTPEGAKATARQLMSSTYGWGGDQFSCLDSLWNKESGWNYQAYNPSGATGIPQALPGSKMASAGSDWQTNAATQVAWGLGYISSVYGTPCSAWGHSQAVNWY; encoded by the coding sequence ATGCTTCAGAAGACTCGTGCGCTTCGGCGCGCCTCCGCAGCGGCCTCAGCCCGCACAGCGATCCACCGTCCCCTGTCCGTCCTCGGAGTGGCGGCGGCCGCTCTCGTCGGCATCACCGTGAGCGTCGGTCTCGCGTCCGTGCCCGCGTCGGGTGCGGTGGACATCCCCTCCGCCGTCACCTCGGCTGTCCGTTCCGGTGCGGAGCCCCTGGCGCAGATCACGAAGGTCGCGTCCGCGACGCTGACGCAGGCGAAGGTCGCGGTCGTCGCGGCGGAGACGCTGAACGGCGAGGTCGTCAGCTCGGGCCTCGACCTCGAGACCACGTCGTCCGTCGACACCTCCGATCTGGAGAGCGACATCGACAAGCTCGAAGAGCTCGACGTGACTCCGGTGCTCCTGGTCGTCCCCGTCGCCGAGGAGGCGAAGCGGGAGACGGCAGATGTCGTCGCCGAGACCGCAGAGCTGCGCAGTGCGCTCGATGCTGCAGAGCAGAAGCGCGCAGCGGAAGAGGCGGCCAGGATCGCCGCAGAGGAGGCCGCCGCTCGGGCCGCGGCGGAGAAGCAGGCGGCGGCCGCCCTGGCCGCAGCCAACACGCCGGAGGGTGCCAAGGCCACCGCACGGCAGCTCATGTCGAGCACCTACGGATGGGGTGGTGACCAGTTCTCCTGCCTGGACTCCCTGTGGAACAAGGAATCCGGGTGGAACTACCAGGCGTACAACCCGAGCGGCGCCACCGGGATCCCGCAGGCGCTCCCCGGTAGCAAGATGGCGTCAGCCGGTTCCGATTGGCAGACCAACGCCGCCACCCAGGTCGCCTGGGGGCTCGGGTACATCTCCTCGGTGTACGGCACCCCGTGCAGCGCGTGGGGGCATTCCCAGGCCGTGAACTGGTACTGA
- the fdxA gene encoding ferredoxin, protein MTYVIALPCVDVKDRACIDECPVDCIYEGERSLYIHPDECVDCGACEPVCPVEAIYYEDDLPDEWQDYYKANVEFFDEIGSPGGAAKVGVYAFDHPIVAALPPQGE, encoded by the coding sequence GTGACGTATGTGATCGCCCTCCCGTGCGTCGATGTCAAGGATCGAGCCTGCATCGACGAGTGCCCCGTTGACTGCATCTACGAGGGCGAACGCTCGCTGTACATCCATCCCGACGAGTGTGTGGACTGCGGCGCCTGTGAGCCGGTGTGTCCGGTGGAAGCCATCTACTACGAGGATGACCTGCCCGACGAGTGGCAGGACTACTACAAGGCCAATGTCGAGTTCTTCGACGAGATCGGATCTCCCGGAGGCGCGGCGAAGGTCGGCGTCTACGCGTTCGATCACCCGATCGTCGCCGCGCTCCCGCCGCAGGGCGAGTAG
- a CDS encoding dipeptide ABC transporter ATP-binding protein, giving the protein MSDRIADQTPLLSVRDLTVAFRSQEGMREVLHGVSFDVMPGETVAIVGESGSGKSTTATAIVNLLPGTGVVTKGSVTLEGRELTSLGRREIESVRGRDIGFVPQDPMSSLNPVWSIGFQVKEAVRANGIAQGRAAVKARTVEVLQQAGLADAERRLHQYPHQFSGGMRQRALIGIGLAANPKLLIADEPTSALDVTVQRVILDHMATLTRDKGTSVLLITHDLGLAAERAEKIIVMNGGNIVEAGPSRQILEDPQHPYTKRLVAAAPSVASKRIQAVVADRGIETRDDLAAIPPTVRVAGLTKDYKIRQGNFRSEAFRAVDDVSFEIPRGKTLALVGESGSGKSTVAKMVLKLEDPTSGTIEIDGRDVSNLSRAQSFGLRRRMQPVFQDPYGSLDPLRNIGSTIAEPMQIHGVGDKASQRARVKELLEQVALPQALASRYPNELSGGQRQRVAIARALALKPDIIVLDEAVSALDVLVQDQILKLLADLQSELGLTYLFITHDLAVVRVSSDLVCVMEKGKIVEQGTVDEIFANPQEEYTERLLQAIPGASLTLGGAGA; this is encoded by the coding sequence ATGAGCGATCGTATTGCTGATCAGACCCCGCTGCTGAGCGTGCGCGACCTCACGGTCGCCTTCCGCTCTCAGGAGGGGATGCGCGAGGTCCTCCACGGCGTGAGCTTCGACGTCATGCCCGGCGAGACCGTCGCGATCGTCGGTGAGTCGGGCTCCGGCAAGTCGACCACCGCCACGGCCATCGTGAACCTGCTTCCCGGCACCGGCGTGGTGACGAAGGGATCCGTCACGCTGGAGGGACGTGAACTCACGAGCCTCGGCCGCCGGGAGATCGAGTCGGTGCGTGGGCGCGACATCGGATTCGTGCCGCAGGACCCGATGTCGAGCCTGAACCCGGTGTGGAGCATCGGTTTCCAGGTGAAGGAGGCCGTCCGAGCCAACGGCATCGCCCAGGGCCGTGCCGCGGTCAAGGCGCGGACCGTCGAGGTGCTGCAGCAGGCGGGGCTCGCAGATGCTGAGCGCCGACTGCACCAGTATCCGCATCAGTTCTCCGGCGGCATGCGCCAGCGGGCGCTGATCGGGATCGGGCTCGCGGCCAATCCGAAGCTGCTGATCGCCGATGAGCCGACATCGGCTCTCGATGTGACGGTGCAGCGCGTGATCCTGGACCACATGGCAACGCTCACGCGGGACAAGGGCACCTCGGTGCTGCTGATCACCCACGATCTGGGACTCGCGGCGGAACGCGCCGAGAAGATCATCGTGATGAACGGCGGCAACATCGTCGAGGCGGGTCCGAGCCGACAGATCCTCGAGGATCCGCAGCACCCGTACACGAAGCGGCTGGTCGCGGCGGCACCGAGTGTGGCGTCGAAGCGGATCCAGGCCGTGGTCGCGGACCGCGGCATCGAGACGCGCGACGACCTCGCCGCGATCCCGCCGACCGTTCGCGTCGCAGGGCTGACCAAGGACTACAAGATCCGCCAGGGGAACTTCCGCAGTGAAGCCTTCCGTGCAGTGGACGATGTGTCCTTCGAGATCCCGCGTGGCAAGACCCTCGCGCTGGTGGGCGAGTCCGGTTCGGGCAAGTCGACCGTGGCGAAGATGGTGCTCAAGCTGGAGGATCCCACCAGCGGCACGATCGAGATCGACGGCCGCGACGTGTCCAACCTGTCGCGCGCGCAGTCCTTCGGTCTCCGTCGTCGGATGCAGCCGGTCTTCCAGGACCCGTACGGCTCGCTCGATCCGCTGCGCAACATCGGCAGCACGATCGCCGAACCCATGCAGATCCACGGTGTCGGCGATAAGGCGTCGCAGCGGGCTCGTGTCAAGGAACTGCTGGAGCAGGTCGCCCTCCCGCAGGCCCTTGCGAGTCGCTATCCGAACGAGCTCTCGGGCGGACAGCGCCAGCGCGTGGCGATCGCCAGGGCCCTGGCGCTCAAGCCGGACATCATCGTCCTCGACGAGGCCGTGTCCGCGCTGGACGTGCTGGTGCAGGATCAGATCCTGAAACTCCTGGCGGACCTCCAGTCCGAGCTGGGCCTGACGTATCTGTTCATCACGCACGACCTCGCCGTCGTCCGCGTGTCGAGCGACCTCGTCTGCGTCATGGAGAAGGGGAAGATCGTCGAGCAGGGCACCGTCGACGAGATCTTCGCGAATCCGCAGGAGGAGTACACCGAGCGCCTCCTCCAGGCGATCCCGGGTGCGTCCCTCACGCTCGGAGGCGCCGGAGCGTGA
- a CDS encoding ABC transporter permease: protein MLGYILRRLLQVIPVFFGATLLIYFLVFAMPGDPILALFGDKTPNPAVIEQLRAQYHLDQPFLVQYWYYITGVFQGDLGTTYSGRPVSAVLAATLPVTGRLAVMAIGIEFFLAIVIGTISALRKGKFFDNVSLMIALVAIAIPIFVVAFLAQYFLAIQLGWFKPTVGADNDWGGLWLPAIVLGFSLYAVSMRLMRSSVIDTLNQDWVRTAYSKGLSRNRVLPVHVLRNSLIPVITNSATNFGVLLVGATVTEGIFNVPGVGNTLFQAIQRGEGPTVVSFVTVFVILYVLVNLVIDLLYGLLDPRIRYA from the coding sequence ATGCTCGGTTACATTCTGAGACGTCTTCTGCAGGTGATCCCGGTCTTCTTCGGAGCCACCCTGCTCATCTATTTCCTCGTGTTCGCCATGCCTGGCGACCCGATCCTCGCGCTCTTCGGTGACAAGACCCCGAACCCGGCGGTCATCGAACAGCTGCGCGCGCAGTATCACCTCGACCAGCCGTTCCTGGTGCAGTACTGGTACTACATCACCGGCGTATTCCAGGGTGACCTCGGCACCACCTACTCCGGGAGGCCCGTCTCCGCGGTTCTCGCGGCGACGCTTCCTGTGACGGGGCGCCTGGCCGTCATGGCGATCGGCATCGAGTTCTTCCTCGCCATCGTCATCGGCACGATCTCGGCGCTGCGCAAGGGAAAGTTCTTCGACAACGTCTCGCTCATGATCGCGCTCGTCGCGATCGCGATCCCGATCTTCGTCGTCGCCTTCCTCGCCCAGTACTTCCTGGCGATCCAGCTCGGCTGGTTCAAACCGACCGTGGGCGCGGACAACGACTGGGGAGGTCTGTGGCTTCCGGCCATAGTCCTCGGTTTCAGTCTCTATGCGGTCAGCATGCGTCTGATGCGCAGCTCCGTGATCGACACGCTTAACCAGGACTGGGTGCGCACGGCGTACAGCAAGGGGCTGTCACGCAATCGCGTGCTGCCCGTGCACGTGCTGCGCAACTCGCTGATCCCCGTCATCACCAACTCCGCCACCAACTTCGGAGTGCTGCTGGTCGGCGCGACCGTGACCGAGGGCATCTTCAACGTCCCGGGCGTCGGAAACACGCTGTTCCAGGCGATTCAGCGCGGTGAGGGTCCGACCGTCGTCTCGTTCGTGACGGTCTTCGTGATCCTTTACGTCTTGGTCAACCTTGTCATCGACCTGCTCTACGGTCTGCTCGACCCGAGGATTCGCTATGCCTGA
- a CDS encoding helix-turn-helix domain-containing protein gives MEDLRTRLARTLRREREAASLSVSELARRAGVSKATVSQLESGSGNPSVETLWALGVALGVPFAVLVDQQANAPTLIRADDLAGVPSSAAAYSATLLSASPPGARRDVYLIQADPGDPRLSDPHHPGTIEHVILVAGEARVGPAGEPVALHPGDYLTYAGDAPHIFEATKPNTSAVLISELR, from the coding sequence ATGGAGGATCTCCGCACACGTCTCGCTCGAACCCTGCGCCGCGAAAGGGAGGCCGCGAGCCTGTCGGTCTCAGAGCTCGCCCGGCGAGCCGGGGTGTCCAAGGCCACTGTCTCGCAGCTCGAGAGCGGCTCCGGGAACCCCAGCGTCGAGACGCTGTGGGCACTCGGAGTGGCACTCGGCGTGCCGTTCGCGGTGCTCGTCGACCAGCAGGCCAACGCCCCGACCCTGATCCGTGCCGACGACCTGGCCGGCGTTCCCTCCTCCGCCGCGGCCTACAGTGCGACCCTGCTCTCTGCCAGCCCTCCGGGAGCACGCCGCGATGTGTACCTGATCCAGGCCGACCCGGGCGATCCCCGCCTATCGGACCCTCACCACCCGGGCACGATCGAGCACGTGATCCTGGTCGCCGGCGAGGCGCGGGTCGGACCCGCGGGCGAACCCGTGGCCCTCCACCCCGGCGACTACCTCACCTATGCCGGCGATGCCCCGCACATCTTCGAGGCGACGAAGCCCAACACGAGCGCCGTGCTCATCTCCGAATTGCGCTGA
- a CDS encoding CPBP family intramembrane glutamic endopeptidase: protein MTRPQAPWDLPDLSPAPSRARLWWEIAIVLALGLGQSAVYAIVQLVYRLTDEVPIADQVAKLNPSRSDREIFDLIYQVLAIGFSLIPVVLVCFLLWQSRRPHLARLGLDGTRSGRDVGRGILLVLAIGIPGLGLYLAGRALGLTVAIDPAGVDAYWWTVPVLLLAAARASLQEEFVLLGYLFTRLRQLGWSPWTIIVSTAVLRASYHLYQGYPAFLGNLAMGLLFGWLYQRSGRLLPFLVAHFVIDAAAFVGYPWAAATWPALFGLPG, encoded by the coding sequence GTGACCAGACCGCAGGCTCCGTGGGACCTCCCCGACCTCTCCCCCGCCCCGTCCCGTGCGCGACTGTGGTGGGAGATCGCGATCGTCCTGGCGCTCGGCCTCGGACAGTCCGCCGTGTATGCGATCGTGCAGCTCGTCTACCGGCTCACGGATGAGGTCCCGATCGCCGACCAGGTCGCGAAGCTGAACCCGTCCCGGAGCGACCGCGAGATCTTCGACCTCATCTACCAGGTGCTCGCGATCGGGTTCTCCCTGATCCCGGTGGTGCTGGTGTGCTTCCTGCTCTGGCAGTCACGGCGCCCGCATCTGGCACGGCTGGGTCTGGACGGCACCAGGTCAGGACGCGATGTCGGTCGCGGCATCCTGCTCGTCCTGGCGATCGGCATCCCCGGCCTCGGTCTCTACCTCGCCGGTCGCGCTCTGGGACTCACCGTGGCCATCGACCCCGCGGGGGTCGACGCGTATTGGTGGACCGTTCCCGTCCTGCTGCTGGCCGCGGCCCGCGCATCGCTGCAGGAGGAGTTCGTCCTGCTCGGCTATCTCTTCACCCGGCTCCGCCAACTCGGCTGGAGTCCGTGGACGATCATCGTCTCCACGGCGGTGCTGCGGGCGAGCTACCACCTCTATCAGGGGTATCCGGCGTTCCTCGGCAACCTGGCGATGGGCCTGCTCTTCGGCTGGCTGTATCAACGCAGCGGACGCCTCCTGCCGTTCCTGGTCGCACACTTCGTGATCGACGCCGCCGCATTCGTGGGGTACCCCTGGGCGGCGGCGACGTGGCCCGCACTGTTCGGGCTTCCCGGCTGA
- a CDS encoding ABC transporter permease: MPDPTTQKHYVAPVETESVNVDAVRIADKPSNLWRDAWRDLRKRPLFWFSVVLALVFLLMALWPTLFTQVPPNRDCLLSNSNGGPTEGHPLGFTFQGCDIYSRIVWGSQTSLAVGLIATVIASILGLIMGALAGFYGGWLDSVLSRVGDIFFAIPYILAAVVVMTVFRDSRSVWTLAFAIGGFAWASTARVVRAEVLRVRQADFVMASQAVGQSKFRILVSHVIPNALAPLLVVSTLGLAAAIVAEATLSYLGVGLGSDVMSWGLDIGKAQASLRVAPMALIYPSIALTLAVLAFVTLGELIRDALDPKARARR; encoded by the coding sequence ATGCCTGATCCCACCACTCAGAAGCACTATGTTGCTCCCGTCGAGACGGAATCCGTCAACGTCGACGCCGTGCGCATCGCCGACAAGCCCAGCAACCTGTGGCGTGACGCCTGGCGTGACCTGCGCAAGCGCCCGCTGTTCTGGTTCTCGGTGGTGCTGGCGCTCGTCTTCCTGCTGATGGCGCTGTGGCCCACGCTGTTCACACAGGTGCCGCCGAACCGCGACTGTCTGCTGTCCAACAGCAACGGCGGCCCGACCGAGGGGCACCCGCTGGGTTTCACCTTCCAGGGCTGCGACATCTACTCCCGAATCGTCTGGGGGTCGCAGACGTCGCTCGCGGTCGGCCTGATCGCCACGGTGATCGCGTCGATCCTCGGCCTCATCATGGGGGCGCTCGCGGGGTTCTACGGAGGATGGCTCGACTCGGTGCTCTCGCGCGTCGGGGACATCTTCTTCGCGATCCCCTACATCCTCGCCGCCGTGGTCGTGATGACCGTCTTCCGGGACTCCCGTTCCGTGTGGACGCTCGCCTTCGCGATCGGCGGGTTCGCCTGGGCTTCCACAGCCCGTGTGGTCCGCGCAGAAGTGCTGAGGGTCCGCCAAGCGGACTTCGTCATGGCGTCACAGGCCGTGGGGCAGTCGAAGTTCCGGATCCTCGTGAGCCACGTCATCCCGAACGCCCTCGCGCCGCTGCTCGTGGTATCGACCCTCGGGCTCGCGGCGGCGATCGTCGCCGAGGCGACCCTGTCGTACCTCGGTGTCGGTCTCGGCAGTGATGTGATGTCCTGGGGCCTCGACATCGGCAAGGCGCAGGCCTCGTTGCGCGTCGCTCCGATGGCGCTCATCTATCCGTCGATCGCGCTCACCCTGGCGGTGCTCGCGTTCGTGACTCTGGGTGAGCTCATCCGAGACGCCCTCGACCCGAAGGCGAGGGCTCGGCGATGA
- a CDS encoding AzlD domain-containing protein — translation MSLWSAILLAAVICLAMKAAGYLVPSSVLEEPRVARISDLLTVALLAALVAVQTLGDGQAIMVDARVPALLVAGGLLWLRQSFLVVVVAAALVAALLRVFGLAS, via the coding sequence ATGAGCCTCTGGAGCGCGATCCTCCTCGCGGCGGTGATCTGTCTCGCCATGAAGGCGGCCGGCTATCTCGTGCCGTCTTCGGTACTCGAAGAGCCCCGCGTCGCCCGGATCTCCGATCTGCTGACCGTGGCCCTCCTCGCGGCGCTCGTCGCCGTGCAGACCCTCGGTGACGGACAGGCCATCATGGTCGATGCGCGTGTGCCCGCTCTGCTGGTCGCCGGGGGACTCCTGTGGTTGCGGCAGTCGTTCCTCGTCGTCGTGGTGGCTGCTGCACTGGTGGCGGCCCTGCTGCGCGTCTTCGGCCTCGCATCGTGA
- a CDS encoding histidinol dehydrogenase: protein MSWLSRVLSWVAAALVGGVYGVAGTIAHSVMWGPIPIGLIVAAIACAAILVAVRALTHDRGAAVAAGLGMIGMLVLISGVGPGGSVVVPDSLSGQIWTYVVAGIVLLVVAWPSFSRVPVRTEAPAAQESEARES from the coding sequence GTGAGCTGGTTGTCGAGAGTGCTGTCCTGGGTGGCTGCAGCCCTGGTGGGCGGCGTCTACGGCGTGGCGGGCACCATCGCCCACAGTGTGATGTGGGGGCCCATCCCGATCGGACTGATCGTCGCTGCGATCGCGTGCGCAGCGATCCTCGTCGCCGTGCGCGCGCTCACCCACGACCGAGGGGCAGCGGTCGCCGCCGGACTGGGGATGATCGGGATGCTGGTGCTGATCTCCGGCGTGGGTCCCGGCGGGTCCGTGGTCGTGCCGGACTCGCTGAGCGGTCAGATCTGGACGTACGTGGTCGCGGGAATCGTGCTCCTGGTCGTCGCCTGGCCCTCCTTCTCGCGGGTCCCGGTGCGCACGGAGGCACCCGCCGCGCAGGAATCCGAGGCGCGCGAGTCGTAG
- a CDS encoding AzlC family ABC transporter permease: MTAEREVWREALGVVLATSAYGVSFGALAVASGLDVWQTCVLSLLMFTGGSQFAFVGVFTAGGLAALPSAIASAALLGVRNVAYGMRMSPIVGGGPGRKAMAAHFTIDESTAVAISQSDPRLRQIGFWVTGVGIFVGWNITTLVGALVGDVLGDPKTWGLDAAAAAAFLALLWPRLRQRQAIAVGVAAAVVAAAFTPFLMPGLPVLVAAVVAIAVGWFNWLGRPVSPAEEPLDGAEAPS, from the coding sequence ATGACCGCGGAGCGTGAGGTCTGGCGAGAGGCGCTCGGTGTCGTGCTCGCGACCAGTGCCTATGGGGTCTCCTTCGGTGCGTTGGCCGTGGCATCCGGCCTGGATGTCTGGCAGACCTGCGTCCTGAGCCTGCTGATGTTCACCGGCGGCTCGCAGTTCGCGTTCGTCGGCGTCTTCACGGCCGGCGGTCTCGCTGCCCTGCCTTCGGCCATCGCGTCGGCGGCCCTTCTCGGGGTGCGCAACGTCGCCTATGGAATGCGGATGTCGCCGATCGTCGGGGGAGGGCCCGGGCGCAAAGCGATGGCCGCGCACTTCACGATCGACGAATCGACGGCGGTGGCGATCTCGCAGAGCGACCCGCGGCTGCGGCAGATCGGCTTCTGGGTGACCGGCGTCGGTATCTTCGTCGGCTGGAACATCACCACCCTCGTCGGCGCGCTCGTGGGTGACGTGCTGGGGGATCCGAAGACGTGGGGGCTGGACGCTGCAGCCGCCGCGGCGTTCCTCGCGCTGCTGTGGCCGCGGCTCCGGCAGCGGCAGGCCATCGCGGTGGGGGTGGCGGCCGCCGTGGTCGCCGCCGCGTTCACTCCGTTCCTCATGCCGGGCCTTCCGGTGCTCGTCGCGGCCGTGGTCGCGATCGCCGTCGGCTGGTTCAACTGGCTCGGACGACCCGTGTCGCCGGCCGAGGAGCCGCTGGATGGCGCGGAGGCCCCCTCATGA